A single genomic interval of Coccidioides posadasii str. Silveira chromosome 1, complete sequence harbors:
- a CDS encoding uncharacterized protein (EggNog:ENOG410PU36~COG:S~BUSCO:13675at33183), giving the protein MSTAPQTLEELSHVLTSAPSAAALLQALMDAEGEISLRFGETHVPSDTEFLRTYYSAYFYALLLRDEINEARMLMQRIPQSLISADVVLQNTLTLLRAVWNKRHATVYQVLRESAWPDMLQPLAETYVAYFRDKTLGELSITYGAIRPETAALYLGFNLSSAENDAMGDIPDSATSELIAALVEKAWEYDSDTKLLKPVPRPVSGGTELDQVKIGKLAALLGNYGG; this is encoded by the exons ATGTCAACCGCTCCCCAAACGTTAGAGGAGCTTAGCCATGTCTTGACCTCAGCCCCCTCTGCTGCCGCTCTTCTCCAGGCTCTCATGGACGCTGAGGGAGAAATTAGCTTACGGTTTGGTGAGACGCATGTGCCTAGTGACACAGAGTTCCTGCGGACGTACTATTCGGCTTATTTCTACGCGCTCCTCTTGCGGGACGAAAT TAATGAAGCGCGTATGTTGATGCAGAGGATACCGCAGAGTCTAATAAGCGCAGATGTCGTTTTGCAGAATACATTGACTTTGCTGCGAGCAGTCTGGAACAAACGGCATGCTACGGTCTACCAAGTACTGAGAGAGTCAGCCTGGCCGGATATGCTTCAGCCTCTGGCCGAAACTTATGTCG CTTACTTCCGTGACAAGACACTGGGCGAGCTCAGCATCACTTACGGAGCCATCCGACCTGAGACCGCGGCTTTATACCTCGGCTTCAATCTTAGCTCAGCGGAAAATGACGCAATGGGAGATATTCCAGATTCGGCCACTTCAGAATTGATTGCAGCCTTAGTGGAAAAAGCGTGGGAGTATGATTCGGATACAAAGCTATTGAAGCCGGTGCCCCGTCCCGTCTCTGGCGGCACTGAGTTAGACCAAGTCAAAATTGGGAAACTGGCGGCGCTTTTGGGGAATTATGGCGGATGA
- the STT3 gene encoding oligosaccharyl transferase stt3 subunit (CAZy:GT66~BUSCO:183849at4751~EggNog:ENOG410PFZR~COG:O~TransMembrane:13 (i21-43o91-107i119-138o144-163i175-191o211-234i246-267o273-291i303-329o364-384i391-409o415-435i466-490o)~BUSCO:2289at33183), whose amino-acid sequence MAATAVNPLLKGTTSSNTRGLLRVIILAFIAAAAISSRLFSVIRFESIIHEFDPWFNFRATKYLVKHGFYSFWDWFDDRTWHPLGRVTGGTLYPGLMVTSGAIYHLLRFLSLPVDIRNICVLLAPAFSGLTALAMYLLTSEMSVSPSAGLLAAAFIGIAPGYISRSVAGSYDNEAIAIFLLIFTFFLWIKALKNGSIMWGALTALFYGYMVSAWGGYVFITNLIPLHAFVLICMGRYSSRLYISYTTWYALGTLASMQIPFVGFLPIRNSDHMAALGIFGLLQLVSFVEFLRSQVPGKQFQTVLTTLVLVIFGVAFLGLVLLTVTGVIAPWSGRFYSLWDTGYAKVHIPIIASVSEHQPTAWPAFFFDLSMLIWLFPAGVYMCFNKLKDEHVFVIIYAVLASYFAGVMVRLMLTLTPVVCVASALVVSHILETYLRLGSPDPDAQAKQANEKVSQSSPRSTRKRVVGVYSSVSKALVAGSFVVYLLLFVAHCTWVTSMAYSSPSVVLASKLPDGSQYIIDDYREAYYWLRQNTPKNAKIMSWWDYGYQIGGMADRPTLVDNNTWNNTHIATVGKALSSREEVSYPILRQHDVDYVLVVYGGLIGYSGDDINKFLWMVRIAEGLWPEEVKERDFFTDRGEYRVDDQATPTMRNSLMYKLCYYNVNALFPGGQGQDRVRGARLPSQGPQLTTLEEAFTSENWIIRIYKVKDLDNVGRDHNSAVAFEKGHKKKKAASLKRRGRRVLRTE is encoded by the exons ATGGCCGCTACCGCTGTCAACCCTTTGCTCAAGGGAACCACAAGCTCAAACACGCGTGGCCTGCTTCGGGTGATCATATTGGCGTTTattgcagcagcagcaattTCCAGCAGGTTATTCAGCGTAATAA GATTCGAAAGTATCATTCACGAAT TCGACCCGTGGTTTAATTTTAGGGCAACAAAATATCTGGTTAAGCATGGATTCTACAGCTTTTGGGATTGGTTTGACGACC GAACATGGCACCCTCTTGGGCGTGTCACCGGCGGCACGTTATATCCTGGATTGATGGTAACCAGTGGTGCTATTTACCATCTACTTCGGTTTCTTTCCCTCCCGGTCGATATTCGTAACATTTGCGTTCTTCTTGCGCCGGCCTTTTCAGGCCTAACGGCTCTGGCAATGTATCTACTTACGTCGGAGATGTCTGTTTCACCGTCTGCTGGGCTCCTTGCTGCAGCATTCATTGGCATCGCCCCCGGATACATCTCCAGATCTGTCGCCGGAAGTTATGACAATGAGGCCATTGCTATTTTCCTCTTGATCTTTACCTTTTTCCTCTGGATAAAGGCTTTGAAGAATGGATCAATCATGTGGGGTGCTTTGACCGCCTTATTCTACGGCTACATGGTTTCAGCATGGGGTGGATACGTCTTCATCACGAACTTGATCCCTCTGCATGCTTTTGTCCTGATCTGTATGGGGCGCTACAGTTCCCGTCTCTACATTAGCTATACCACATGGTATGCCCTGGGAACTTTGGCCAGCATGCAGATTCCCTTCGTTGGCTTTCTTCCGATCCGAAACAGTGACCATATGGCGGCCTTGG GCATCTTCGGGCTTCTTCAGCTCGTCTCTTTCGTGGAATTCCTCCGGAGCCAAGTCCCTGGAAAACAATTTCAAACTGTCCTCACCACGTTGGTCCTCGTAATATTCGGTGTCGCTTTCCTTGGCTTAGTTCTGCTCACAGTAACCGGAGTCATTGCACCTTGGAGTGGCCGGTTCTACTCTCTTTGGGATACCGGATATGCCAAGGTTCATATTCCCATTATCGCTTCTGTCTCAGAGCATCAACCGACAGCTTGGCCAGCATTTTTCTTTGACCTTAGTATGCTCATTTGGCTTTTCCCCGCTGGGGTCTACATGTGCTTCAATAAACTGAAGGATGAGCATGTTTTCGTCATTATCTACGCTGTTCTCGCCAGCTATTTTGCTGGTGTCATGGTACGACTAATGTTAACACTGACGCCAGTTGTATGTGTTGCTTCTGCCTTGGTCGTTTCTCATATTCTTGAGACGTACCTTCGACTTGGTTCTCCTGACCCAGATGCACAAGCCAAACAGGCAAATGAGAAAGTCTCTCAGAGCAGCCCACGATCTACTCGCAAGCGAGTTGTCGGAGTATATTCGAGCGTCTCCAAAGCACTGGTTGCTGGTTCATTTGTAGTTTATCTACTGCTATTTGTTGCTCATTGTACGTGGGTTACGTCCATGGCATATTCTTCTCCGTCTGTCGTTCTCGCAAGCAAACTTCCCGACGGAAGCCAGTACATCATTGACGATTATCGCGAGGCTTATTACTGGCTTCGCCAAAACACCCCCAAAAATGCAAAGATCATGTCATGGTGGGATTACGGCTACCAAATTGGCGGAATGGCGGACCGTCCTACCCTTGTCGATAACAACACTTGGAATAACACACATATTGCCACGGTTGGGAAAGCATTAAGTTCACGCGAAGAAGTCAGCTACCCAATCCTTCGTCAACACGATGTCGACTACGTACTAGTTGTGTACGGCGGCCTGATCGGCTATTCTGGAGATGATATCAACAAATTTCTCTGGATGGTTCGGATTGCGGAGGGTTTATGGCCAGAGGAGGTCAAAGAACGGGATTTCTTCACGGACCGTGGCGAATACAGAGTCGACGACCAAGCCACTCCTACAATGCGCAACAGTCTCAT GTACAAACTCTGCTACTATAATGTCAATGCTCTTTTCCCAGGTGGGCAAGGGCAGGATCGCGTTCGCGGCGCCCGTCTTCCATCCCAAGGGCCTCAGTTAACGACCCTTGAGGAAGCATTCACAAGTGAGAACTGGATTATCCGAATTTACAAAGTCAAAGACCTAGATAACGTAGGCCGTGATCACAACAGTGCTGTGGCGTTTGAAAAGGGgcataagaaaaagaaagcagccAGCTtaaaaagaagaggacgGCGGGTATTGAGGACGGAGTAA